Proteins encoded together in one Hymenobacter monticola window:
- the purE gene encoding 5-(carboxyamino)imidazole ribonucleotide mutase has product MGSKSDLKIMSAAADLLRQFNVPYDITLVSPHRTPHRMVEYAESARKRGLRVLICGGGGAAHLPGMVAAFTTLPVIGVPINSSLSIQGLDSILSMIQMPAGTPVATVGLDNAANAAILAIQMLALNNARLNDALEKYRTTMKDRVMRTIEELRKGGFQDDV; this is encoded by the coding sequence ATGGGTTCGAAGTCGGACCTGAAAATCATGTCGGCCGCCGCCGACCTGCTCCGGCAGTTCAACGTGCCCTACGACATCACCCTCGTCTCGCCCCACCGCACGCCCCACCGCATGGTCGAATACGCCGAAAGCGCCCGCAAGCGCGGCCTGCGCGTGCTCATCTGTGGCGGGGGAGGGGCAGCCCACCTGCCCGGGATGGTGGCGGCCTTCACCACGCTGCCCGTCATCGGGGTGCCCATCAACAGCTCGCTGTCCATTCAGGGGCTCGATTCCATTCTGAGCATGATTCAGATGCCGGCCGGCACGCCCGTGGCCACCGTGGGCCTCGACAACGCCGCGAACGCCGCCATCCTGGCCATTCAGATGCTGGCCCTGAACAACGCCCGCCTGAACGATGCGCTGGAGAAGTACCGCACCACGATGAAAGACCGGGTGATGCGCACCATCGAAGAGTTGCGCAAGGGCGGGTTTCAGGACGATGTATAG
- a CDS encoding FAD-dependent monooxygenase: MQPAINQPIYDVIIAGAGPVGLFLACELALARCSVLVLEKAPSPHSPLKRLPFGLRGLNALSVEALDRRGLLAELAVPKSLTTPHFTTKPGPSPSPKPQAGGHFAGIQLPADKIDFAQWPYRLPSSTSTQLFSELEELETVLARRAEALGVSIRRGRGITALRPTPEGVTVQAGEQSFLGRWLVGCDGGRSVVRKLGGFDFVGTEPEFTGYTAQVDILDPEKLRPGRNVTPTGMYMQSQPGYLILQDFDGGAFHQAGQPVTLEHMQELTRRISGTDVTLTALHLATTWTDRARQTTAYRRGRVLLAGDAAHIHSPLGGQGINLGLGDALNLGWKLAATIHGHAPAGLLDSYQTERHPVGAQVLDWSRAQVAIMRPNPAAQALHAIVRDLMDTPDGATYFAGRIWGLRTRYDLGAGHPLVGHSAPHFALEDGTTLNEHLRDGRGLLLDFEADETLKAWAGRFGGQIKYVSGRAKEQLGMRAVLVRPDGFVAWASERQGIGSELPQATRH; encoded by the coding sequence ATGCAACCTGCAATAAATCAACCTATTTACGATGTTATCATCGCCGGCGCCGGGCCGGTGGGCCTTTTTCTGGCCTGCGAGCTGGCGCTGGCACGCTGCTCGGTGCTAGTGCTGGAAAAGGCACCCAGCCCGCACTCGCCCCTGAAAAGGCTGCCATTTGGGCTGCGCGGGCTGAATGCGCTGTCAGTGGAAGCGCTGGACCGCCGGGGCCTGCTGGCCGAGCTGGCAGTTCCCAAAAGCCTGACAACGCCCCACTTCACCACAAAGCCCGGCCCCAGCCCCAGCCCGAAGCCGCAAGCGGGCGGCCACTTTGCCGGCATCCAGCTGCCAGCCGACAAAATCGACTTCGCGCAGTGGCCGTACCGCCTGCCCAGCTCAACCAGTACCCAACTGTTTTCGGAGCTGGAAGAGCTGGAAACGGTGTTGGCGCGCCGCGCCGAAGCCCTCGGCGTCAGCATCCGGCGCGGGCGCGGCATCACGGCCCTGCGGCCGACGCCGGAGGGCGTGACGGTGCAAGCCGGTGAACAGAGCTTCCTGGGCCGGTGGCTGGTGGGCTGCGACGGCGGGCGCAGCGTGGTGCGCAAGCTGGGCGGGTTCGACTTTGTGGGCACCGAGCCCGAGTTCACTGGCTACACGGCTCAGGTCGACATCCTCGACCCGGAGAAGCTGCGGCCGGGCCGCAACGTGACGCCCACCGGCATGTACATGCAGTCGCAGCCCGGCTACCTGATACTGCAGGACTTTGACGGCGGCGCCTTCCACCAAGCCGGCCAGCCCGTTACCCTCGAACACATGCAGGAGCTGACGCGCCGCATCTCGGGTACCGACGTCACCCTCACCGCCCTGCACCTGGCCACCACCTGGACCGACCGCGCCCGGCAAACCACCGCCTACCGCCGCGGCCGCGTGCTGCTGGCCGGCGACGCCGCGCACATTCACTCGCCGCTGGGTGGCCAGGGCATTAACCTGGGGCTGGGCGATGCCCTGAACCTGGGTTGGAAGCTGGCCGCCACCATCCACGGGCACGCCCCCGCCGGCCTGCTCGACAGCTACCAGACCGAGCGGCACCCCGTGGGCGCCCAGGTGCTCGACTGGTCGCGTGCCCAGGTGGCCATCATGCGCCCCAACCCGGCGGCCCAGGCGCTGCACGCCATCGTGCGCGACCTGATGGACACGCCCGACGGGGCCACCTACTTCGCCGGGCGCATCTGGGGCCTGCGCACGCGCTACGACCTGGGCGCTGGCCACCCACTGGTGGGCCACAGCGCGCCCCACTTCGCGCTGGAGGATGGCACCACCTTGAATGAACACCTGCGCGACGGCCGCGGCCTGCTGCTCGATTTTGAAGCAGATGAAACGCTCAAAGCCTGGGCAGGTAGGTTTGGCGGCCAAATCAAGTATGTTTCAGGCCGGGCGAAAGAACAGCTGGGCATGCGTGCTGTGCTCGTGCGGCCGGATGGGTTTGTGGCCTGGGCTTCAGAGCGTCAAGGCATCGGCAGCGAACTGCCACAGGCGACGAGGCACTAG
- a CDS encoding helix-turn-helix domain-containing protein: MPYQPFDVPEPLRFAIKGFWHNHIEFAELPMGFEVLPDGYAEIIFHFGSACSVATLDGLQPLPSPFLMGLLGQPVTLHAAGRVEIIGIKCFPWAVFELLGLPAAGPGVVRHLEHAIAQLHAPLAACLQAGRVTEALALAAEYFEQLPLPVAGANTVLTKAGKALRAAKGTLPVSEVAAAAHATVRTLERKFKESSGHTVKDVSGLIRFEQVRNQLWLQPDASLAGLAHDLGYADQAHLSREFRRYSGTTPAAFARHAKQLRLAAGPDFVAFLQA, encoded by the coding sequence ATGCCGTACCAGCCCTTCGACGTTCCCGAACCGTTACGCTTTGCTATCAAAGGCTTTTGGCACAACCACATCGAATTTGCCGAGCTGCCGATGGGCTTTGAGGTGCTGCCGGACGGCTACGCCGAAATCATTTTCCATTTTGGCAGTGCCTGCAGCGTCGCTACCCTCGACGGCCTGCAGCCCCTGCCCTCCCCTTTTCTGATGGGCCTGCTGGGACAGCCGGTGACGCTGCACGCGGCCGGCCGGGTGGAAATTATTGGCATCAAATGCTTTCCCTGGGCTGTGTTTGAGCTGTTGGGACTGCCGGCGGCGGGGCCGGGCGTCGTGCGCCACCTCGAACATGCCATTGCGCAGCTGCACGCCCCGCTGGCCGCCTGTTTGCAAGCCGGCCGGGTGACCGAGGCCCTGGCTTTAGCAGCCGAATATTTCGAGCAACTGCCTTTGCCGGTGGCTGGGGCCAACACCGTGCTAACCAAAGCGGGCAAAGCCCTGCGCGCGGCCAAAGGCACTTTGCCCGTCAGTGAGGTAGCGGCAGCGGCGCACGCCACGGTGCGCACCCTGGAGCGAAAATTTAAGGAGTCGTCGGGCCACACCGTGAAAGACGTGTCGGGGCTGATACGCTTCGAGCAGGTGCGCAACCAGCTGTGGCTGCAGCCCGATGCCTCTTTGGCCGGCTTGGCGCACGATTTGGGCTACGCCGACCAGGCCCACCTGAGCCGGGAATTCAGACGCTACAGCGGCACCACACCCGCCGCTTTTGCCCGCCACGCCAAGCAACTGCGCTTGGCGGCCGGCCCCGATTTTGTCGCGTTTCTACAAGCCTGA
- a CDS encoding vWA domain-containing protein encodes MAVGFRFRDFVPEDQPEKGFESLFKLFMQLVTITSGDVGEALSWLNELDKQYGLTDDQYGMGNFIDDLKKKGYIDENEQEKGEFKITPKTEQGIRKSALEEIFGKLKKSSTGNHRTPHTGQGDEQSTDLREFRFGDSLEQIQMSESIRNAQLNHGMDGDNFMLTEGDLEVRENEHKSQTSTVLMIDISHSMILYGEDRITPAKKVAMALAELVKQKYPKDFLDVIVFGNDAWQIEVKDLPYLQVGPYHTNTVAGLELAMDLLRKRKTPNKQIFMITDGKPTCLKEGNGYYKNAFGLDRKVVNKTLNLAAAARRVKIPITTFMITSDPYLQKFVEEFTEVNQGKAYYSGLKGLGHLVFEDYKKNRRKTL; translated from the coding sequence ATGGCCGTTGGCTTCCGCTTCCGCGATTTTGTGCCCGAAGACCAGCCCGAAAAGGGCTTTGAGTCGTTGTTTAAGCTGTTTATGCAGCTTGTTACCATCACCTCCGGCGACGTGGGCGAGGCGCTGTCCTGGCTCAATGAGCTTGACAAGCAGTACGGCCTCACCGACGACCAGTACGGCATGGGCAATTTCATCGATGACCTCAAAAAGAAGGGCTACATCGACGAGAACGAGCAGGAAAAGGGCGAATTCAAGATTACGCCCAAAACCGAGCAAGGCATTCGCAAGAGTGCCTTGGAGGAGATTTTCGGCAAGCTGAAGAAAAGCAGCACCGGCAACCACCGCACGCCCCACACCGGGCAGGGCGACGAGCAAAGCACCGACCTGCGCGAATTCCGCTTTGGCGACTCGCTGGAGCAGATTCAGATGTCGGAATCCATCCGCAACGCCCAGCTCAACCACGGCATGGACGGCGACAACTTCATGCTGACCGAGGGCGACCTCGAAGTGCGCGAAAACGAGCACAAGTCGCAGACCAGCACCGTGCTGATGATTGACATCTCGCACTCGATGATACTCTACGGCGAGGACCGCATCACCCCGGCCAAAAAAGTGGCCATGGCCCTGGCCGAGCTGGTGAAGCAGAAATACCCCAAGGATTTCCTCGACGTCATCGTGTTCGGCAACGACGCCTGGCAGATTGAGGTGAAAGACTTGCCTTACCTGCAAGTTGGCCCCTACCACACCAACACCGTGGCCGGCCTGGAACTAGCCATGGACCTGCTGCGCAAGCGCAAAACGCCCAACAAGCAGATATTCATGATTACCGACGGCAAGCCCACCTGCCTGAAAGAAGGCAACGGCTACTACAAAAACGCCTTCGGCCTCGACCGCAAAGTGGTGAACAAGACGCTGAACCTGGCCGCTGCCGCCCGCCGCGTCAAGATTCCCATCACCACCTTCATGATTACCTCCGACCCGTATTTGCAGAAGTTCGTAGAGGAATTCACGGAGGTGAACCAAGGCAAGGCCTACTATTCCGGCCTGAAAGGCCTCGGCCACCTGGTGTTCGAGGACTACAAGAAAAACCGTCGCAAGACGCTGTAG
- a CDS encoding DUF427 domain-containing protein yields MKAVWNNTVIAESDDTIVVENNHYFPADAIKKEFFEDSIAHTTCPWKGRASYYSLRVNGELNKDAAWYYPEAKDAAKNIEGRVAFWKGVRVEK; encoded by the coding sequence ATGAAAGCCGTCTGGAACAACACCGTCATTGCCGAAAGCGACGACACCATCGTGGTCGAAAACAACCACTACTTCCCCGCTGACGCCATCAAAAAAGAGTTTTTTGAGGACAGCATTGCGCACACCACCTGCCCCTGGAAAGGCCGTGCCAGCTACTACTCGCTACGCGTGAACGGCGAGCTGAACAAGGACGCCGCCTGGTACTATCCGGAAGCCAAAGACGCGGCGAAGAATATCGAAGGCCGCGTGGCATTCTGGAAGGGCGTACGGGTGGAGAAGTAG
- a CDS encoding MarC family protein translates to MEILLATFTTLFSIVNPFSAMPVFLTLTADDRASERARTALRACIYMVAVLSVAFFGGQYILNFFGINIQHLRIAGGILLMRSAFELLTPGANRDRVGPDALEESKHKDDISFTPLAMPMLSGPGSMAICIGLIRPTYVDKALTVLGFALVAFAAFLILLFSLRLTRVLGKPGMAAMARIMGFITLAIGVNFLASAVAALFPGLTR, encoded by the coding sequence ATGGAAATTCTGCTCGCCACATTCACCACCCTGTTTTCCATCGTCAATCCGTTCAGTGCGATGCCGGTTTTCCTCACCCTCACGGCTGATGACCGCGCCTCGGAGCGGGCGCGCACGGCGCTGCGGGCCTGCATCTACATGGTGGCCGTGCTGAGCGTGGCGTTTTTCGGCGGGCAGTACATCCTTAACTTCTTCGGCATCAATATCCAGCATCTGCGCATTGCAGGCGGCATTCTGCTCATGCGCTCGGCCTTCGAGCTGCTCACCCCCGGCGCCAACCGCGACCGGGTGGGCCCCGACGCCCTCGAAGAAAGCAAGCACAAAGACGACATCAGCTTCACGCCGCTGGCCATGCCCATGCTCTCCGGGCCGGGCTCCATGGCCATTTGCATCGGCCTCATCCGCCCCACCTACGTCGATAAGGCCCTGACCGTGTTAGGCTTTGCGCTGGTAGCCTTTGCGGCCTTTCTCATCCTGCTTTTTTCGTTGCGCCTCACGCGGGTACTGGGCAAGCCCGGCATGGCGGCCATGGCGCGCATCATGGGCTTTATCACGCTGGCCATCGGGGTCAATTTCCTCGCTTCGGCCGTGGCGGCGCTGTTTCCAGGGCTTACGCGGTAG
- a CDS encoding S8 family serine peptidase: protein MPHPRLLLPALCLLGLTTYAQAPLPQWHHLDPADKAMGISTDRAYELLRTLPNKPKARPIIVAVIDGGIDTAHVDLRHVLWHNPKEIPANGRDDDHNGYVDDVFGWNFTGGADGRNVFENQKEDTRLYARLKPLYEHKTAATVPPAKQAEFRLYEQAKKSYTTNRAKAEAAYQQDSQELAGDLGRVAALKKAYGVAVLDSGLLHHPPTLADTALTKLTAQYYRWVRGKFPNLDTLANQYIRYNAGLKRRLDYDYNLAYNPQPLVGDHPNDLTERHYGNNNLRTDPRDHGTEHGTHCTGIIAADRTNNLGVRGVAEQVRILGVRAIPNGDERDKDVANAIRYAVDNGASIISMSFAKYFSPEKNIVDEAMRYANAKGVLLVHGAGNDHLNYDSIPAFPSTRFLNGQTIPNLITVGASARTNDERLVATFSNYGPKTVDVFAPGVDIISTYPNNQYHSGSGTSMAAPVVAGIAAVLKVNFPHLTHADLKRIILASAAPVHTQVRKPGTKQLVDFATLSRTGGIVNLYEAVRLASLTPVPAVTVSAKDRSGK from the coding sequence ATGCCTCACCCCCGCCTGCTCCTGCCCGCCCTTTGCCTGCTTGGCCTCACCACCTACGCCCAGGCGCCCCTGCCCCAGTGGCACCACCTCGACCCCGCCGACAAGGCCATGGGCATCAGCACCGACCGGGCCTACGAGCTGCTGCGCACGCTGCCGAACAAGCCTAAGGCCCGCCCCATCATCGTGGCCGTCATTGATGGCGGCATCGACACGGCCCACGTCGACCTGCGCCACGTGCTGTGGCACAACCCCAAGGAAATTCCCGCCAACGGCCGCGACGACGACCACAACGGCTACGTCGATGACGTGTTCGGCTGGAATTTCACCGGCGGGGCAGACGGCCGCAATGTCTTTGAAAATCAGAAGGAAGACACCCGCCTCTACGCCCGGCTAAAACCTCTGTACGAGCACAAAACCGCAGCCACGGTGCCGCCCGCCAAGCAGGCCGAGTTCCGCCTCTACGAGCAGGCGAAGAAATCCTACACCACCAACCGCGCCAAGGCAGAAGCGGCCTACCAGCAAGACAGCCAGGAGCTAGCCGGAGACCTGGGCCGGGTTGCAGCGCTCAAAAAAGCCTACGGCGTGGCCGTGCTCGACTCGGGCCTGCTGCATCACCCGCCCACCCTCGCCGATACCGCGCTGACCAAGTTGACCGCTCAGTACTACCGCTGGGTGCGCGGCAAATTCCCCAACCTCGATACGCTGGCCAATCAGTACATCCGCTACAATGCGGGCCTGAAGCGCCGCCTCGATTACGACTACAACCTGGCCTACAACCCGCAGCCGCTGGTGGGCGACCATCCCAACGACCTCACCGAGCGCCACTACGGCAACAACAACCTGCGCACCGACCCACGCGACCACGGCACCGAGCACGGCACGCACTGCACGGGCATCATCGCGGCCGACCGCACCAACAACCTCGGCGTGCGCGGCGTGGCCGAGCAGGTGCGCATCCTGGGGGTGCGGGCCATCCCCAACGGCGACGAGCGCGACAAGGACGTGGCCAACGCCATCCGCTACGCCGTCGACAACGGCGCCAGCATCATCAGCATGAGCTTCGCCAAATACTTCTCGCCCGAGAAAAACATCGTCGACGAGGCCATGCGCTACGCCAACGCCAAAGGCGTGCTGCTGGTGCACGGCGCCGGAAACGACCACCTCAACTACGATTCCATTCCGGCGTTTCCCTCCACCCGCTTCCTCAACGGCCAGACCATTCCGAACCTGATTACGGTGGGCGCCAGCGCCCGCACCAACGACGAGCGCCTGGTGGCCACGTTCTCCAACTACGGCCCCAAAACCGTGGACGTCTTCGCGCCCGGCGTCGATATTATATCGACTTACCCCAACAACCAGTACCATTCGGGCAGTGGCACCAGCATGGCCGCGCCCGTGGTGGCCGGCATCGCGGCCGTGCTCAAGGTCAATTTTCCCCACCTCACCCACGCCGACCTCAAGCGCATCATCCTGGCCTCGGCTGCGCCCGTCCACACCCAAGTGCGCAAGCCCGGCACCAAGCAGCTAGTCGATTTTGCCACGCTTTCGCGCACCGGCGGCATTGTTAATCTGTATGAGGCCGTGCGACTGGCCAGCCTCACTCCCGTTCCCGCGGTTACTGTCAGCGCTAAGGACCGAAGCGGCAAATAA
- a CDS encoding endonuclease/exonuclease/phosphatase family protein: MPDFLSILLTIAHWAVWILGGVGLIATLLPILRQTAWWIRVCDFPRLQIVAGLLLSIVLGLTLPGMGGTGHTWFLVSLGLAVVYQMARIWPYTPLHRKQVADASRPDDDHDYHLSLMVANVLMYNRDASRCLGHVRHLQPDIVLAVETDDWWLSQMEGITKDYPYTCHAPLPNTYGMLVFSRLPLIEPQIRYILDPDIPSFHGCVQLPSGVTANLHFLHPKPPAPQESKSSARRDAELLVVGKVIQHHDGPTIVAGDLNDVAWSHTSELFRRLSRLLDPRVGRGLLPTFHADHKLLRWPLDHVFHSAHFRLQEIKRLTHIGSDHYPIYIRLSYEPEGWREQENQLEAADADDREEAEEKIEEGVEDVIAGED; encoded by the coding sequence ATGCCCGATTTTCTTTCTATACTATTAACCATTGCCCACTGGGCGGTTTGGATACTTGGAGGCGTGGGGCTAATTGCGACGCTGCTGCCCATCCTGCGCCAAACGGCCTGGTGGATTCGGGTCTGCGACTTTCCGCGCCTGCAGATTGTGGCCGGGCTGCTGCTCAGCATCGTTTTGGGGCTGACGCTGCCCGGGATGGGCGGCACGGGCCACACCTGGTTTCTGGTGAGCCTGGGGCTGGCCGTGGTTTACCAGATGGCCCGCATCTGGCCCTACACGCCCCTGCACCGCAAGCAGGTGGCCGACGCCAGCCGCCCCGACGACGACCACGACTACCACCTCAGCCTGATGGTGGCCAACGTGCTGATGTACAACCGCGACGCTTCGCGCTGCCTGGGCCACGTGCGCCATTTGCAGCCCGACATCGTGCTGGCCGTCGAAACCGACGACTGGTGGCTGAGCCAGATGGAGGGCATCACCAAAGACTACCCCTACACCTGCCACGCCCCGCTGCCCAACACCTACGGCATGCTGGTGTTTTCGCGCCTGCCGCTCATCGAGCCGCAGATTCGCTACATCCTCGACCCCGACATTCCGTCGTTTCACGGCTGCGTGCAGCTGCCTAGCGGCGTCACGGCCAACCTGCACTTCCTGCATCCCAAGCCGCCGGCGCCGCAGGAGTCCAAGTCCAGCGCGCGCCGCGACGCCGAACTGCTGGTAGTGGGCAAAGTCATTCAGCACCACGACGGGCCCACCATCGTGGCCGGCGACCTCAACGACGTGGCTTGGTCGCACACGTCCGAGCTGTTTCGGCGCCTCTCGCGCCTGCTCGACCCGCGCGTGGGCCGCGGCCTGCTGCCCACCTTCCACGCCGACCACAAGCTGCTGCGCTGGCCCCTCGACCACGTGTTCCATTCGGCGCACTTCCGCCTGCAGGAAATCAAGCGCCTCACCCACATCGGCTCCGACCATTACCCCATTTACATCCGCCTCAGCTACGAGCCCGAGGGCTGGCGCGAGCAGGAAAATCAACTCGAAGCCGCCGACGCCGACGACCGCGAAGAAGCCGAAGAGAAAATCGAAGAAGGCGTGGAGGACGTGATTGCGGGGGAGGATTAA
- a CDS encoding sigma 54-interacting transcriptional regulator: MKHENIQTLGQLRASGYKPRSVKQELRENLIQKLKNKEEVFPGIFGYDETVIPELQRAILAGHHINLLGLRGQAKTRIARLLINLLDEYMPVVAGSELNDDPLQPLSVFAKNLIEEKGDDTPVTWLHRNERYTEKLATPDVSVADLIGDADPIKAATLKLPYSDERVIHFGLIPRAHRGIFVINELPDLQARIQVSLFNILQEGDIQIRGFKVRLPLDIQFVFTANPEDYTNRGSIVTPLKDRIDAQIITHYPKSIEIGKRITKQEARIKDEQRGLVTSNEIIHDLVEQVAVEARGSEFVDAKSGVSARLTISAYEQVIAGAERRALVNGETNTYVRLGDFISAVPAVTGKVELVYEGEQEGAGIVAEKLMGKAIRTLFLNYFPDPDKSKKLKNRPSPYKTVQEWFGNGNTLDLLHDASTEEYKKALDNVPGLRDIVQELHPNETPEHTYFLMEFLLHGLAEHSLISRNRLTSGAQFKDLLSSMFTMPSFGDDDDEDEEEEKPRRRR; encoded by the coding sequence ATGAAGCACGAAAACATCCAGACCCTGGGCCAGCTTCGCGCCAGTGGTTATAAGCCCCGCAGCGTGAAGCAAGAGCTCCGGGAAAACCTGATTCAGAAGCTCAAAAACAAAGAAGAAGTATTCCCCGGCATCTTCGGCTACGACGAAACCGTGATTCCGGAACTGCAGCGCGCCATCCTGGCCGGGCACCACATCAACCTGCTGGGCTTGCGCGGCCAGGCCAAAACCCGCATCGCCCGCCTGCTCATCAATTTGCTTGATGAGTATATGCCCGTAGTCGCCGGCTCCGAGCTGAACGACGACCCATTGCAGCCGCTGTCGGTATTCGCCAAAAACCTCATTGAGGAAAAAGGCGACGACACGCCCGTGACCTGGCTGCACCGCAACGAGCGCTACACCGAGAAGCTGGCCACGCCCGACGTGAGCGTGGCCGACCTCATCGGCGACGCCGACCCCATCAAAGCCGCCACCCTCAAGCTGCCCTACAGCGACGAGCGGGTGATTCACTTCGGCCTGATTCCGCGTGCCCACCGGGGCATTTTCGTAATTAACGAATTGCCCGACTTGCAGGCCCGCATTCAGGTGTCGCTGTTCAACATCCTGCAGGAAGGCGACATCCAGATTCGCGGCTTCAAGGTGCGGCTGCCGCTGGACATCCAATTCGTGTTCACGGCCAACCCCGAGGACTATACCAACCGCGGCAGCATCGTGACGCCGCTTAAGGACCGGATTGACGCCCAGATTATCACGCACTACCCCAAGAGCATCGAAATCGGCAAGCGCATCACCAAGCAGGAAGCCCGCATCAAAGACGAGCAGCGCGGCTTGGTGACCAGCAACGAAATCATCCACGACCTGGTGGAGCAGGTGGCCGTGGAAGCCCGCGGCTCTGAGTTCGTGGACGCCAAGTCGGGCGTGTCGGCCCGCCTCACCATCTCGGCCTACGAGCAGGTGATTGCGGGCGCCGAGCGCCGCGCGCTGGTGAACGGCGAAACCAACACCTACGTGCGCCTGGGCGACTTCATTTCGGCCGTGCCCGCCGTGACGGGCAAGGTGGAATTGGTGTACGAGGGCGAGCAGGAGGGCGCCGGCATCGTGGCCGAAAAGCTCATGGGCAAGGCCATCCGCACGCTGTTCCTGAACTACTTCCCCGACCCCGACAAGAGCAAGAAGCTCAAAAACCGTCCCTCGCCCTACAAAACGGTGCAGGAGTGGTTCGGCAACGGCAACACGCTGGATTTGCTACACGATGCCAGCACCGAGGAGTATAAAAAAGCCCTCGACAACGTGCCCGGCCTGCGCGACATCGTGCAGGAACTGCACCCCAACGAAACGCCCGAGCACACCTACTTCCTCATGGAATTCCTGCTCCACGGCCTGGCCGAGCACTCGCTCATCTCGCGCAACCGCCTCACCAGCGGCGCGCAGTTCAAGGACCTGCTGTCGTCGATGTTCACCATGCCGAGCTTCGGCGATGATGACGACGAGGACGAAGAAGAGGAGAAGCCGCGCCGCCGGCGGTAG